A single window of Ictalurus furcatus strain D&B chromosome 3, Billie_1.0, whole genome shotgun sequence DNA harbors:
- the LOC128605979 gene encoding uncharacterized protein LOC128605979: MGRIQVTSNSIEVLNVNVSDVGNYTLSDRLNRKVKIISMYLVDQHQGISTGPLTTLLLLLGIPPCICCCFRNKNCKKRRQPTTNTTVVKFDNQVNPPGPPPAYVNPQAPAGPPPGYTPPYPAVGESIVHPPPNPIFPPQPPCSGYPSTSPAMPPKPDFNPECSNQNPLYPPASSFPPAQPPQWSDAPYTQPAPAGFAPVMYNAPAGPEPATGEITAMTPLLTPPQPEVAQNPAPYTATDVLNSSDSNVQFNTNNGNDSSSNFL; this comes from the exons ATGGGACGGATCCAGGTGACTAGCAACAGCATCGAGGTACTCAATGTCAATGTGTCAGATGTGGGCAACTACACACTCAGCGATCGTCTAAATCGCAAAGTCAAGATCATCTCTATGTACTTGGTTG atcaACATCAAGGGATTAGTACAGGTCCTCTGACAACTCTTCTGCTATTGCTCGGTATACCACCCTGTATTTGCTGCTGCTTTAGAAATAAGAATTGTAAAAAGCGAAGGCAacccaccaccaacaccactgtTGTGAAGTTCGACAACCAAGTTAATCCACCTGGACCTCCACCAGCCTACGTCAATCCTCAGGCTCCTGCAGGCCCCCCACCG GGCTATACTCCTCCCTACCCTGCTGTAGGTGAGAGTATTGTTCACCCACCTCCTAATCCCATATTTCCTCCTCAACCACCCTGCAGTGGATATCCTTCCACATCACCTGCTATGCCCCCTAAACct gACTTTAACCCTGAATGCAGCAACCAGAATCCCCTTTACCCTCCTGCATCCAGCTTTCCACCAGCTCAGCCTCCTCAGTGGAGTGATGCCCCGTATACCCAACCTGCTCCAGCT GGTTTTGCTCCAGTGATGTATAACGCTCCTGCAGGCCCTGAGCCAGCCACAGGGGAAATAACTGCTATGACTCCACTACTCACACCTCCACAGCCTGAA GTGGCACAGAATCCAGCTCCGTACACTGCCACTGATGTCCTGAACTCCTCGGACTCCAACGTCCAGTTCAACACAAACAACGGAAATGACTCAAGCTCCAACTTCTTGTAG